The proteins below are encoded in one region of Shewanella putrefaciens:
- a CDS encoding DUF885 domain-containing protein, translating to MPIKTKISLVALTLSALLFTPAYAAPTSPALNSPSEPVNAVIQTESEKANALFETIFMENIMASPISQTYMGIKQDYDKWDDMGDEADAIELARTKKQLAAVQQLDATKLDPQTNLSLKLLVQNLQNDIDDYQWRYHNYPVNQMRGGHSMVASFLINQHQITNIEDAKAYISRLNGVQKRLSQLQTALKVRADKGIIAPKFVFAYVISDSQNIIKGAPFDNGDDSVLLADFRRKVTALEIQDTEKQALIAQAEKALVNQVEPAYKTLISYIKTLEAKADTRDGVWKLPDGATFYNNALARTTTTHMTAEQIHKLGLAEVKRIHDEMRAIMEKVNFKGDLQQFFSFMRDDPQFYYPNTAEGKAAYLADATKLIDNMQSRLDEVFKVKPKAPMIVKSVEAFREKSAGKAFYEQPAPDGSRPGSYYANLYDMKAMPKYQMEALAYHEGIPGHHMQIAISQELQNIPKFRKFGGYTAYIEGWGLYSESFPKEMALYADPYSDFGRLAMELWRACRLVVDTGIHAKKWTREQGIAYYVDNTPNAESDAVKMVERHIVMPSQATAYKVGMIKLLELRHKAQQQLGNKFDIRDFHTLVLANGALPLDVLEEQVDQWIANINKA from the coding sequence ATGCCTATAAAAACGAAAATCAGCTTAGTCGCACTCACCCTTTCGGCCCTATTGTTTACCCCCGCATATGCAGCCCCAACCTCACCCGCCTTAAATAGTCCAAGTGAGCCCGTAAATGCTGTCATCCAAACTGAATCAGAAAAAGCCAACGCCCTGTTCGAAACCATTTTTATGGAAAACATCATGGCAAGCCCCATTTCACAAACCTATATGGGGATTAAACAAGACTATGATAAATGGGATGATATGGGTGATGAAGCCGATGCTATCGAACTTGCCCGCACCAAGAAACAACTTGCGGCAGTGCAGCAACTCGACGCTACCAAATTAGATCCTCAAACGAACCTAAGTCTAAAACTGCTAGTGCAAAACCTGCAAAACGATATCGATGATTACCAATGGCGTTATCATAATTACCCTGTAAATCAAATGCGTGGTGGCCATTCTATGGTCGCCTCCTTCTTAATTAATCAACACCAAATCACCAATATCGAAGATGCTAAGGCCTATATCAGTCGCTTAAATGGCGTTCAAAAACGCTTAAGTCAATTACAGACAGCATTAAAAGTTCGCGCAGACAAAGGCATTATCGCGCCTAAGTTCGTATTCGCTTATGTGATTTCAGATAGCCAAAACATTATTAAAGGCGCGCCCTTCGATAACGGTGATGACAGCGTCCTATTGGCAGATTTTCGTCGAAAAGTCACAGCATTAGAGATTCAAGACACAGAAAAACAAGCACTGATAGCCCAAGCGGAAAAAGCCCTTGTGAATCAGGTTGAACCAGCCTATAAAACGCTTATCTCCTATATAAAAACCCTAGAAGCCAAAGCCGATACACGGGATGGCGTATGGAAGCTGCCCGATGGTGCTACCTTCTATAACAATGCATTAGCCCGTACTACCACAACCCATATGACCGCCGAGCAAATCCATAAATTGGGACTCGCTGAAGTTAAACGCATCCATGATGAAATGCGTGCCATTATGGAGAAGGTCAATTTTAAAGGCGATTTACAGCAATTCTTTAGCTTTATGCGCGACGATCCTCAGTTTTACTACCCTAATACCGCCGAAGGTAAAGCCGCCTATTTAGCCGATGCGACTAAACTCATCGATAATATGCAGTCCCGCTTAGATGAAGTGTTTAAAGTCAAACCCAAAGCGCCGATGATCGTAAAATCAGTCGAAGCCTTTAGGGAAAAATCCGCTGGCAAAGCCTTCTATGAGCAACCTGCTCCGGATGGTTCGCGTCCAGGTAGCTATTACGCAAATCTATATGATATGAAAGCCATGCCCAAATACCAAATGGAAGCACTGGCCTACCACGAAGGGATCCCGGGGCATCATATGCAGATCGCCATATCCCAAGAACTGCAAAATATTCCTAAATTCCGTAAGTTTGGTGGCTATACCGCGTATATCGAGGGCTGGGGTCTATATAGCGAATCTTTCCCGAAAGAAATGGCGCTCTATGCCGACCCTTACTCTGACTTTGGGCGTCTAGCCATGGAGTTATGGCGTGCATGTCGCTTAGTGGTTGATACAGGTATCCACGCTAAGAAGTGGACCCGCGAGCAAGGCATAGCCTATTACGTGGATAATACACCCAATGCTGAATCCGATGCGGTGAAAATGGTTGAACGCCATATCGTTATGCCATCCCAGGCGACAGCCTATAAAGTGGGTATGATAAAACTGTTGGAATTAAGGCATAAAGCGCAGCAGCAACTCGGTAATAAGTTTGACATTAGGGACTTCCATACCTTAGTGCTAGCCAACGGTGCATTGCCACTCGATGTACTCGAAGAGCAAGTTGATCAATGGATTGCCAATATCAATAAGGCTTGA
- a CDS encoding LysR family transcriptional regulator, translated as MLELLEPIAIFTHVARAGSFSAAARRLGISKSKVSTQVADLEHRLGVQLIQRTTRSLSLTEAGHLLYLQGEELLRDAEQAIASVHNLNDATRGVLKVGISQSFGAMHIIPALPSFMAKHPELELQVSLLDHKVDVVSEGLDLLLTMSEQLPLGMVARPLMKCQFLLVASPDYVAKHGEPTRPEQLVDHNCLVYQGEWHEHSMWQFRKGDDYCEIGVSGNFRVDNAPALKSAAISGLGIVYLASYLMEDEITKGTLVPLLKDWQLTHHLPLQAVYPRRKHLAPKVSAFIEFIKDHIGNPPYWDIPYAELFSKRQ; from the coding sequence ATGTTAGAACTGTTAGAACCTATTGCGATTTTTACTCATGTGGCCAGAGCTGGTAGTTTTAGCGCCGCCGCAAGAAGGCTTGGGATCTCTAAGTCTAAGGTCAGTACGCAGGTAGCCGATCTTGAACATAGACTCGGTGTTCAATTAATCCAACGTACCACTCGAAGCTTAAGTCTGACTGAAGCTGGACACTTGTTATATCTGCAAGGAGAAGAGCTACTGCGTGATGCGGAGCAGGCTATTGCAAGTGTTCACAATTTGAACGATGCCACCCGTGGCGTGCTAAAGGTGGGTATATCCCAGTCTTTTGGTGCAATGCATATTATTCCAGCCTTACCATCCTTTATGGCGAAACATCCAGAGCTAGAGTTGCAGGTGAGTTTACTCGACCATAAGGTGGATGTGGTGAGTGAAGGTCTTGATTTACTGCTGACTATGTCAGAGCAATTGCCTTTAGGAATGGTGGCAAGACCCTTAATGAAGTGCCAATTTCTCCTCGTTGCTTCCCCTGATTATGTCGCCAAACATGGGGAGCCGACTCGCCCTGAGCAATTGGTTGATCATAATTGTTTAGTCTACCAAGGCGAGTGGCATGAACACAGTATGTGGCAATTTAGGAAGGGAGATGACTACTGTGAAATCGGGGTGTCTGGGAATTTCAGGGTCGATAATGCCCCAGCATTAAAATCGGCGGCGATTAGTGGCCTAGGTATAGTGTATTTAGCCAGCTATTTGATGGAAGATGAAATTACTAAGGGGACCTTAGTGCCCTTGTTAAAGGATTGGCAATTGACCCACCACTTGCCTTTGCAAGCGGTTTATCCGCGCCGTAAGCATCTCGCACCTAAGGTCAGCGCTTTTATCGAATTTATTAAAGATCACATTGGAAACCCGCCCTATTGGGATATTCCCTATGCTGAACTCTTTAGCAAGCGTCAGTAA
- a CDS encoding YggN family protein — translation MKINKLMMGLAVSGMIFTVSAIQLAQAKTELDTDDRCDVSLNYDVKIEPKKLVMSEKGTEKYRIEADKLFVEGKQVDLTDKQKKLVTQYADEVSTQVPEVIELVNEAVALASQAVSMALTPLMGDAAGAKFDEMMAGVQKRVDSVAYKHGDSFYLGATEDSMQTTFNDEFEQEMEQIVQNSVGTIMMTIGGQIMSGDGENFEAKMDAFSKKMDNLGQDIEQQIEAQSKGIEEKADRLCGRFEELLVLENQLRKEVPELASYALTQNASGELRQ, via the coding sequence ATGAAAATAAATAAACTGATGATGGGTTTAGCTGTGTCGGGGATGATTTTCACTGTATCTGCTATACAACTCGCCCAAGCGAAAACTGAGCTAGATACCGACGACCGCTGTGACGTGTCTTTAAATTATGATGTGAAGATCGAACCTAAAAAATTAGTTATGAGCGAGAAGGGTACTGAGAAGTATCGCATCGAAGCCGATAAGTTATTTGTAGAAGGCAAACAAGTCGATTTAACCGATAAGCAAAAAAAGTTAGTGACTCAATATGCCGATGAAGTATCGACTCAAGTGCCAGAAGTGATTGAACTTGTGAATGAAGCTGTTGCTCTTGCTTCCCAAGCTGTGAGCATGGCCTTAACCCCTCTAATGGGTGATGCGGCCGGTGCCAAATTTGATGAAATGATGGCCGGTGTGCAAAAACGGGTTGATTCAGTGGCCTATAAACATGGCGATAGTTTCTATTTAGGTGCAACGGAAGACTCGATGCAGACTACATTTAACGATGAATTCGAGCAGGAAATGGAGCAAATTGTTCAGAATTCAGTTGGCACTATTATGATGACCATAGGTGGCCAAATCATGTCCGGCGACGGTGAGAACTTTGAAGCCAAGATGGATGCCTTTTCCAAAAAAATGGATAACCTTGGCCAAGATATAGAGCAACAAATTGAGGCGCAATCTAAGGGAATAGAAGAAAAAGCCGACCGTTTGTGCGGCCGATTTGAAGAGCTGTTAGTGCTTGAAAACCAATTGCGCAAGGAAGTACCTGAATTAGCCTCCTACGCCTTGACACAAAATGCATCCGGTGAGCTACGTCAATGA
- the glsB gene encoding glutaminase B, with protein sequence MPELALLEEVVDKVRPLLGQGKVANYIPALANVDAGKLGIAVTTVDGETLGAGDYLEPFSIQSISKVFSLTLALNLYEEAEIWSRVGKEPSGHSFNSLVQVELERGKPRNPFINAGALVIADLLQSRLGAPKHRMLELVRQLSQNDKVCFDKQVADSEYQHSARNAAIAYLMKSFGNFQGDVDTVLRTYFHYCALKMNCADLSKAMLYLANRGKTVDGTELISQVQTRQLNALLATSGLYDGAGEFAYRVGMPGKSGVGGGIIAVIPGELSICVWSPELDNQGNSLAGTAMLEHLSQRLGRSIF encoded by the coding sequence ATGCCCGAGTTGGCATTACTTGAGGAAGTGGTCGACAAAGTTCGACCCTTGCTCGGCCAAGGAAAGGTTGCAAATTATATCCCCGCACTGGCCAACGTCGATGCTGGTAAATTAGGCATTGCCGTCACGACTGTTGACGGTGAAACCTTAGGTGCGGGCGATTACCTTGAGCCGTTTTCAATTCAAAGTATCTCTAAAGTTTTCAGCTTAACCTTAGCCTTAAACTTATATGAAGAGGCAGAGATCTGGAGCCGTGTCGGCAAAGAGCCTTCGGGCCATTCCTTCAATTCTCTTGTTCAAGTCGAGTTAGAACGTGGCAAGCCGCGCAATCCCTTTATCAATGCTGGCGCGTTAGTGATTGCTGACTTATTGCAGAGCCGTTTAGGTGCGCCTAAACACAGAATGCTTGAGTTAGTCAGGCAACTCAGCCAAAACGATAAAGTGTGTTTCGATAAACAAGTAGCAGATTCAGAATATCAGCATAGTGCGCGCAATGCGGCTATCGCTTATTTGATGAAGTCATTTGGTAATTTTCAAGGCGATGTTGATACTGTGCTGCGCACCTATTTTCATTATTGCGCCTTGAAGATGAATTGTGCTGACTTGTCTAAGGCCATGTTGTATTTGGCGAATCGTGGCAAAACTGTGGATGGCACTGAGCTGATTTCTCAGGTGCAAACTCGGCAGCTTAATGCCCTGTTGGCCACCTCGGGCTTATACGATGGCGCGGGTGAATTTGCTTATCGTGTCGGTATGCCGGGAAAGAGTGGTGTTGGTGGCGGGATTATTGCGGTTATCCCTGGCGAGTTATCCATATGTGTCTGGTCTCCTGAACTCGATAATCAAGGTAACTCCCTTGCGGGTACGGCCATGCTCGAGCATCTAAGCCAGCGTCTTGGTCGATCTATTTTCTAG
- a CDS encoding YggL family protein, with protein sequence MATNRSRRLRKKMRVDEFQELGFDMTWTFDASVSEADIDATVDKFIDEVIEARKLGFHGGGHIEWEGIIATQSIGKCTEEDIAAVKAFWANQKVSQVEVSELYDIWWS encoded by the coding sequence ATGGCAACTAATCGTAGCCGTCGTTTACGTAAGAAAATGCGCGTCGATGAATTCCAAGAGTTAGGTTTTGATATGACTTGGACTTTTGATGCATCAGTATCTGAAGCCGATATCGATGCAACTGTGGATAAGTTTATCGATGAAGTGATCGAAGCCCGCAAATTAGGTTTCCACGGCGGTGGTCATATCGAATGGGAAGGTATTATCGCCACTCAAAGCATTGGCAAATGTACCGAAGAAGATATTGCTGCAGTTAAGGCATTCTGGGCGAACCAAAAAGTGTCTCAGGTTGAAGTTAGCGAACTGTACGATATTTGGTGGAGTTAA
- the trmB gene encoding tRNA (guanosine(46)-N7)-methyltransferase TrmB, translated as MSEVTTAEFNEEGKYLRKIRSFVLREGRLTKGQAHAIESQWPTMGLDYSPTPLNLSEIFGREADTVLEIGFGMGASLVQMAKESPEQNFIGIEVHKPGVGSCLSDAAIAGVTNLRVYHHDAMEVLEHAIADGSLARVQLFFPDPWHKKRHHKRRIVQAEFAELIRRKLKIGGVFHMATDWENYSEHMLEVMNAAPGYKNQSSDGTVVPRPDHRPLTKFEARGHRLGHGVWDLMFERIA; from the coding sequence ATGAGCGAAGTCACTACCGCTGAATTTAATGAAGAAGGCAAGTATCTGCGTAAGATCAGAAGCTTTGTCCTAAGAGAAGGTCGCCTAACTAAGGGGCAGGCACATGCCATTGAAAGCCAATGGCCAACCATGGGCTTAGATTACAGCCCAACGCCATTGAACCTGAGCGAGATTTTTGGTCGTGAAGCCGATACAGTGCTGGAAATTGGCTTTGGTATGGGCGCCTCTTTAGTGCAAATGGCAAAAGAGTCTCCAGAGCAAAATTTCATTGGTATTGAAGTACATAAACCCGGTGTTGGTTCTTGCTTAAGCGATGCGGCCATTGCGGGTGTGACAAATTTACGTGTGTATCATCACGATGCCATGGAAGTATTAGAGCATGCGATTGCCGATGGTAGCTTGGCCCGTGTGCAATTGTTTTTCCCCGATCCTTGGCATAAAAAACGTCACCATAAACGCCGCATAGTACAAGCGGAATTTGCTGAACTCATTCGCCGCAAGCTGAAAATTGGCGGTGTGTTCCATATGGCAACGGATTGGGAAAATTATAGCGAGCACATGCTCGAGGTAATGAATGCGGCGCCCGGTTATAAAAACCAATCGAGTGACGGCACTGTTGTACCGCGTCCGGATCACCGCCCATTGACAAAATTTGAAGCCCGCGGCCATAGATTGGGTCACGGTGTATGGGATCTGATGTTCGAGCGTATCGCTTAA
- the mutY gene encoding A/G-specific adenine glycosylase, which produces MKSTASFATRIVSWYDNHGRKTLPWQQDKTPYSVWVSEIMLQQTQVATVIPYYLKFMARFPNVLALANAPDDEVLHHWTGLGYYARARNLHKAAKMIRDDYQGLFPTDFEQVLALPGIGRSTAGAVLSLSLGQHHPILDGNVKRVLARHGAIAGWPGQKTVEEQLWQLTNTLTPQQDIQKYNQAMMDIGASICTRSKPNCAACPVAIDCKAQLMGRQTDFPGKKPKKTIPTKAAWMLVLMQDNQVFLAKRPPSGIWGGLWCFPEFATQAALETHLEDQGFAAQQLEWLTGFRHTFSHFHLDIQPMMLNLDKTHGNKQTVGAVMEQNQSLWYNISHPSKVGLAAATERVLANLGSLVQSAVSKE; this is translated from the coding sequence ATGAAATCTACAGCCTCCTTCGCTACACGTATCGTCTCTTGGTACGACAATCACGGTCGTAAAACCCTCCCATGGCAGCAGGATAAAACCCCATATAGCGTATGGGTTTCTGAGATCATGCTGCAACAAACTCAGGTTGCGACTGTTATTCCCTATTACCTTAAATTTATGGCACGTTTCCCCAATGTGTTAGCACTCGCTAACGCGCCAGACGATGAAGTATTACACCATTGGACCGGTCTTGGGTATTACGCTAGGGCGCGTAATCTGCATAAAGCAGCCAAGATGATCCGTGACGATTATCAGGGATTATTTCCAACGGATTTTGAGCAAGTACTCGCTCTACCCGGCATCGGCCGCTCAACGGCTGGCGCAGTATTGTCACTATCCCTTGGGCAACATCACCCCATTCTCGATGGCAACGTAAAACGCGTGTTAGCAAGACACGGGGCAATAGCAGGTTGGCCGGGGCAAAAAACCGTTGAAGAACAGCTTTGGCAACTAACGAATACATTGACGCCGCAGCAGGATATTCAGAAATATAATCAAGCCATGATGGATATCGGCGCCAGTATTTGCACCCGTAGCAAACCCAACTGCGCAGCTTGCCCAGTCGCTATTGATTGCAAAGCTCAACTCATGGGCAGACAAACCGATTTCCCCGGCAAAAAGCCTAAAAAAACCATACCGACCAAAGCGGCGTGGATGTTAGTGCTGATGCAAGATAACCAAGTGTTTTTAGCTAAACGTCCACCATCGGGCATTTGGGGTGGACTTTGGTGCTTCCCTGAATTCGCTACCCAAGCTGCACTTGAAACTCATCTTGAAGATCAAGGGTTTGCTGCGCAGCAACTCGAATGGTTAACTGGCTTTAGACACACATTCAGCCACTTTCATTTAGATATTCAGCCCATGATGCTCAACTTAGATAAAACTCACGGCAATAAACAGACCGTGGGCGCTGTCATGGAACAAAACCAGTCTCTCTGGTATAACATAAGTCATCCTTCCAAAGTGGGACTCGCCGCCGCCACCGAGCGCGTGCTAGCCAATTTGGGATCACTCGTTCAATCCGCAGTCAGTAAGGAATAA
- a CDS encoding oxidative damage protection protein, which translates to MARTVNCVYLNKEADGLDFQLYPGDLGKRIFDNISKEAWGLWQKKQTMLINEKKLNMMNVDDRKFLEEQMTSFLFEGKDVEIEGFVPEKDQD; encoded by the coding sequence ATGGCGCGTACAGTCAATTGCGTATATTTAAATAAAGAAGCCGACGGCCTAGACTTTCAACTGTATCCAGGTGATTTAGGTAAACGTATTTTTGATAACATCAGCAAAGAAGCTTGGGGCCTATGGCAAAAAAAGCAAACCATGCTGATCAATGAGAAGAAACTCAACATGATGAATGTTGATGATCGTAAATTTCTTGAGGAACAAATGACCTCTTTCCTATTCGAAGGGAAAGACGTTGAAATTGAAGGTTTTGTACCTGAAAAAGATCAAGATTAA
- a CDS encoding YceI family protein produces MKKQLLSALIGASLLVPMAANAADYVIDREGAHASITFKVNHLGYSYVVGRFNDFSGDFSYDATKPTEAKVNVTVNTLSVDSNHAERDKHIRSEDFLNTGKFAKATFTSTAVEDKGNGDLVINGNLTLNGVTKPLAIKAHAVGEGQDPWGGYRAGFTGTTTFAMKDFGIKMDLGPASSHVELDLVVEGVRK; encoded by the coding sequence ATGAAAAAGCAATTGTTAAGCGCACTGATAGGTGCATCTCTATTGGTTCCAATGGCGGCGAATGCTGCTGACTATGTGATTGACCGTGAAGGGGCGCATGCTTCAATTACTTTTAAAGTGAATCACTTAGGCTATAGCTATGTGGTTGGTCGTTTTAATGATTTTAGCGGCGACTTTAGCTATGACGCTACTAAACCGACTGAAGCTAAAGTGAATGTAACTGTGAATACTTTAAGTGTGGATTCAAACCACGCCGAGCGTGATAAGCATATTCGCAGCGAAGATTTCCTCAATACTGGCAAATTCGCTAAGGCGACTTTTACATCTACTGCGGTGGAAGATAAAGGAAATGGCGATTTAGTGATTAACGGTAACTTAACCTTAAATGGTGTCACTAAACCATTAGCGATCAAGGCCCATGCCGTAGGTGAAGGTCAAGATCCTTGGGGGGGCTATCGTGCAGGTTTTACGGGCACAACCACGTTCGCGATGAAAGATTTCGGTATCAAAATGGATTTAGGCCCAGCGTCTAGCCATGTTGAGTTAGATTTAGTGGTTGAAGGCGTGCGTAAGTAA
- a CDS encoding cytochrome b codes for MFRNSQLAYGLIAMVTHWVSALVVIGLFAVGVWMVELTYYSAWYKTAPHLHKSIGILLLALTVFRLLWRLVNPKPAPEANHQPWEVKAAHIAHFALYSLMLVIMFTGILISTAEGRGIMVFEWFELPGFGPLFENQADIAGDIHQYAAYSLMALVVIHAAGALKHHFIDKDATLLKMIKFNRG; via the coding sequence ATGTTTCGAAATAGTCAGTTGGCTTATGGATTGATTGCCATGGTGACTCATTGGGTGAGCGCGTTAGTCGTCATAGGTTTGTTTGCAGTCGGTGTGTGGATGGTGGAGTTAACCTATTACAGTGCTTGGTACAAGACGGCGCCGCATCTACATAAAAGTATTGGGATTTTATTGTTAGCTTTAACTGTATTTCGTTTGTTATGGCGCTTAGTAAACCCTAAGCCCGCACCAGAGGCGAATCATCAACCTTGGGAGGTCAAGGCGGCACATATAGCGCATTTCGCCCTTTATAGCTTAATGCTGGTGATTATGTTTACAGGGATTTTAATTTCAACGGCTGAAGGCCGGGGGATTATGGTTTTTGAGTGGTTTGAACTCCCAGGCTTTGGACCTTTATTTGAAAACCAAGCCGATATAGCGGGCGATATCCACCAATATGCGGCCTACAGCTTGATGGCACTCGTCGTGATCCACGCTGCTGGTGCATTAAAACATCACTTTATCGATAAAGATGCAACTCTACTGAAAATGATTAAATTTAATCGAGGATAA
- a CDS encoding DUF3634 family protein — protein MTADIFKLIFVVIGLFLVYKLIFGGKKGLTIFEMHFKDGRMTQHKGKIPERFERECRHIAKVEKLTCTVRAEKSGDVRLHISANVSDNMKQRIRNLFPFEYYDKKSVDNSRQAG, from the coding sequence ATGACAGCCGATATTTTCAAACTCATTTTTGTTGTGATTGGTTTATTTCTGGTTTACAAACTGATATTTGGCGGCAAAAAGGGGCTCACAATTTTTGAAATGCATTTTAAAGATGGCCGTATGACCCAGCATAAAGGCAAGATCCCAGAGCGCTTCGAGCGCGAATGTCGCCACATAGCTAAAGTTGAAAAATTGACCTGCACTGTAAGGGCTGAAAAATCTGGAGATGTGCGCTTACATATTTCCGCCAATGTAAGTGACAATATGAAGCAAAGGATCCGTAATCTGTTTCCCTTCGAGTATTACGATAAAAAATCCGTCGATAACAGTCGCCAAGCGGGTTAG
- a CDS encoding DUF3833 domain-containing protein, whose protein sequence is MRLLKRLIGRKLFLGLIMIGLLFGCSSVEVTDYKDTHPTLVLESFFNGPLKASGIVHDFSGKVIRKFNVIMEASWQGSEGVINEWFVYDDGETQTRVWRIKALGEGRYSGTAGDIIGIADGQSSGSALRWKYDMLLPVDGEEYQVHFDDWMFLVNDNTIINQSDIIKFGITVAKVTLVIQK, encoded by the coding sequence ATGCGATTGTTGAAACGACTTATCGGCCGCAAGCTATTTTTAGGCCTGATAATGATAGGGTTGTTATTTGGTTGTTCATCTGTGGAAGTGACTGATTATAAAGACACTCATCCGACACTGGTGTTGGAATCATTTTTTAATGGGCCATTAAAAGCCTCTGGGATTGTGCATGATTTTAGTGGCAAAGTGATCCGTAAATTCAATGTCATTATGGAAGCCAGTTGGCAGGGGAGTGAGGGAGTCATTAATGAGTGGTTTGTCTATGATGATGGCGAAACTCAAACCCGTGTGTGGCGTATTAAAGCACTAGGGGAAGGGCGATACTCAGGAACCGCGGGTGATATTATTGGCATCGCCGATGGTCAATCTAGCGGCAGTGCGCTACGTTGGAAATACGACATGTTATTGCCCGTAGATGGTGAGGAATATCAAGTACATTTCGACGATTGGATGTTCTTAGTGAATGACAATACCATTATTAATCAGAGTGATATTATCAAGTTTGGCATCACAGTCGCTAAGGTCACTTTAGTCATTCAAAAATAA
- a CDS encoding chalcone isomerase family protein — MNSSCLCLLALGLLTAPLTKVEAKTSSVENRTLELTDAGVRLTFLEVGRAEMDWLWFNLYRARLLTLTGHYQEGQYPQLLDIEYYRDIDAEDLLEATKDQWKHLGFAENDIQRWLGLLDATWPDVKQGDHLSFKVIDGKTSQFFFNNQPLDVIHDANFAGAFLAIWLSKDTSRPSLRAQLLGEKPCDC; from the coding sequence TTGAACTCAAGCTGTTTATGTTTATTGGCGCTCGGTTTATTAACTGCGCCTTTAACAAAAGTAGAGGCCAAAACCTCTAGTGTTGAAAACAGGACTCTAGAGTTGACTGATGCCGGTGTAAGGCTGACGTTTTTAGAAGTGGGCCGCGCAGAAATGGATTGGCTGTGGTTTAACTTGTATAGGGCGAGACTGCTGACGCTAACTGGCCATTATCAAGAGGGGCAATATCCACAGCTGTTAGATATTGAATATTATCGCGATATTGATGCTGAAGATCTGTTAGAGGCGACAAAAGATCAATGGAAACATCTAGGGTTTGCCGAGAATGATATCCAGCGTTGGTTGGGTTTATTAGATGCGACTTGGCCGGATGTGAAGCAGGGCGACCATTTAAGTTTTAAAGTGATAGATGGAAAAACGAGTCAATTTTTCTTTAATAATCAACCGCTTGATGTTATCCATGATGCCAATTTTGCTGGCGCATTTTTAGCGATTTGGCTTTCGAAAGACACTAGTCGTCCGAGTTTGCGGGCGCAATTACTCGGAGAGAAACCATGCGATTGTTGA